One window of Cryptococcus neoformans var. grubii H99 chromosome 11, complete sequence genomic DNA carries:
- a CDS encoding MFS transporter: MPSQKDPIDSTKRDEEEWNENDLEKMDQLELAAQYEPNSEAEKALVRKIDKRIIPTIWALYTLSYLDRANVGNAKTGGLEADLNLTSTQYSIVLLVFFISYVIFEVPSNMMISRLRPSLYLSGLCIIWGGIAACMAAAKTYQALAGIRFVLGFVEAGFAPGVAFYLSSWYKRYELASRFSLYYTATAVSGAFSGLLAGAITENLDGARGLAGWQWLFIIEGCASSFLGFFTWLIMPDWPSTTKFLSPDERVLAVQRLAYDGLSSTAGAQGHISHWAAFKMAACDWRTWVFTVLYMLTQGAQTIQYFVPTLIGTLGWTGYLGQYRTIPLYACAFVCIIGFCWGADYYKAKPLFIMVGGALGTIFFIIVTCVTTHMVQYVFLILAFGCVYALPPLVLTWVPNVLTHPAEKRGVAIALVNALGCSASIYGVFLWPSQDAPRYIPGFAATTCFMALIVIITPIMWYLVNRYPIQAPDVDKAVREEIERQKGRGTA; this comes from the exons ATGCCATCACAGAAGGACCCCATAGACTCCACCAAAcgggatgaggaggaatggAACGAAAATGAccttgagaagatggaccAGCTTGAGTTGGCTGCTCAATACGAACCCAACTCCGAGGCAGAAAAAGCGCTTGTAAGGAAAATCGACAAGAGAATTATCCCTACCATTTGGGCGCTCTACACACTGTCATATCTCGACAGAGCCAATGTTGG CAACGCTAAAACAGGGGGACTTGAGGCGGATCTCAATTTGACTTCTACCCAATATTCCATTGTTCTTTTG GTGTTTTTCATCTCCTATGTCATATTTGAAGTTCCCTCCAACATGATGATTTCTCGGCTTCGTCCCTCGCTTTATCTCAGTGGGCTGTGTATCATATGGGGCGGTATTGCGGCTTGCATGGCTGCCGCAAAGACATATCAAGCACTGGCAGGGATCCGTTTTGTTCTTGGTTTCGTTGAGGCAGGGTTCGCTCCTGGTGTGGCCTTTTACTTATCATC ATGGTATAAACGATACGAGCTGGCTAGTCGGTTTTCTCTTTACTACACTGCCACAGCAGTTTCCGGCGCCTTTTCGGGTCTCCTTGCTGGTGCAATA ACGGAAAACTTGGATGGGGCTAGGGGTCTGGCTGGTTGGCAATGGCTTTTC ATCATTGAAGGTTGTGCCTCTTCATTCCTTGGGTTCTTCACTTGGTTGATCATGCCTGACTGGCCATCCACGACAAAATTTCTCTCGCCCGACGAGCGTGTGCTTGCTGTCCAACGGCTGGCATACGATGGTCTTAGTAGTACCGCTGGTGCTCAGGGCCACATCAGTCATTGGGCAGCTTTTAAGATGGCCGCTTGCGACTGGAGGACTTGGGTCTTTACTGTGCTTTATATGCTTACTCAAGGCGCCCAGACTATTCAATACTTTGTCCCTACTCTGATCGGAACTT TGGGTTGGACGGGATATCTTGGTCAATACCGAACCATCCCTCTGTATGCTTGTGCGTT CGTCTGTATCATTGGCTTCTGCTGGGGGGCCGATTACTATAAAGCCAAacctctcttcatcatgGTTGGAGGGGCCTTGGGTACaattttcttcatcattgtGACTTGTGTCACCACCCACATGGTGCAATACGTCTTCCTTATCTTAGCCTTCGGCTGTGTTTACGCCCTTCCCCCACTC GTCCTTACCTGGGTGCCAAATGTTCTAACGCATCCAGCGGAGAAACGTGGTGTGGCTATCGCCCTGGTGAACGCCTTGGGATGTTCTGCTTCCATCTATGGCGTTTTCCTTTGGCCCAGCCAGGACGCGCCTAGATACATTCCCGGATTCGCCGCTACTACATGCTTCATGGCGCTCattgtcatcatcaccccTATTATGTGGTATCTGGTCAACAGATATCCTATTCAAGCGCCCGATGTCGACAAAGCTGTCAGGGAAGAGATCGAGAGACAGAAAGGTAGGGGCACCGCTTAG
- a CDS encoding tagatose-bisphosphate aldolase yields the protein MAAGFAIGRRACIAGRLIPKRQQPYPDGNLSSVKNMSLENNLTLNILKKAEDGGYGVVAQTCYDANMAVALVRAAERNKSPAILQLFPVTLAAGGGPLLQYCLDVAHNASVPISVHLDHATDPEHLELSIGLAEKGIKFDSIMVDASHADTDEENIAIAVPYIKRCRAAGVATEVELGRLEGGEAGLREITGAMLTDPANAEEFMKATGADILAPSYGNLHGSYKFIGGPKYKLEILKDLQKRFRGRIPYLCAHGTDELPDSLFQDLVKAGVSKFNINSWARDPYIETLGKELSAGTPFPDASEKAIEAFAQVCDHMMGLLGSKGKAA from the exons ATGGCAGCGGGCTTCGCTATCGGCAGAAGAGCCTGTATAGCCGGGAGATTAATCCCCAAGCGCCAGCAGCCTTACCCAGATGGGAATTTGTCTTCTGTTAA GAATATGTCTCTCGAGAACAATCTTACCCTTAACATCCTCAAGAAGGCCGAAGACGGTGGCTATGGCGTTGTCGCTCAAACATG CTATGATGCCAACATGGCTGTAGCCCTCGTGAGAGCGGCAGAAAGGAACAAATCCCCTGCCATCCTACAACTGTTCCCTGTGACTCTTGCTGCTGGCGGTGGTCCCTTGCTTCAGTACTGCCTCGACGT CGCACACAACGCTTCTGTCCCTATTTCGGTTCATCTCGACCATGCAACGGATCCCGAGCATCTGGAGCTGTCCATTGGCCTTGCTGAGAAAGGTATCAAATTCGACAGCATCATGGTTGACGCAAGTCACGCCGACACCGACGAGGAAAATATTGCCATTGCTGTGCCATACATCAAGCGCTGTCGCGCCGCTGGCGTTGCTACCGAAGTTGAGCTGGGCCGATTGGAGGGTGGTGAGGCTGGCTTGAGAGAGATCACTGGTGCGATGTTGACAGATCCCGCTAACGCCGAGGAGTTTATGAAGGC GACTGGTGCCGATATACTTGCGCCTTCATACGGAAACCTTCATGGGAGTTACAAATTTATCGGGGGACCCAAATATAAACTTGAAAT CTTGAAAGACCTTCAGAAACGATTCAGAGGCAGAATACCCTACCTCTGCGCTCATGGGACTGATGAGCTTCCTGATTCTCTTTTCCAAGACCTCGTTAAGGCCGGTGTTTCCAAG TTCAACATCAACTCTTGGGCCCGAGACCCTTACATCGAGACTCTCGGTAAAGAACTTTCAGCAGGCACACCCTTCCCGGACGCTTCCGAAAAGGCCATTGAGGCATTTGCTCAGGTGTGTGACCACATGATGGGACTTCTCGGTTCCAAAGGCAAGGCAGCATAA
- a CDS encoding tagatose-bisphosphate aldolase, variant: MSLENNLTLNILKKAEDGGYGVVAQTCYDANMAVALVRAAERNKSPAILQLFPVTLAAGGGPLLQYCLDVAHNASVPISVHLDHATDPEHLELSIGLAEKGIKFDSIMVDASHADTDEENIAIAVPYIKRCRAAGVATEVELGRLEGGEAGLREITGAMLTDPANAEEFMKATGADILAPSYGNLHGSYKFIGGPKYKLEILKDLQKRFRGRIPYLCAHGTDELPDSLFQDLVKAGVSKFNINSWARDPYIETLGKELSAGTPFPDASEKAIEAFAQVCDHMMGLLGSKGKAA; the protein is encoded by the exons ATGTCTCTCGAGAACAATCTTACCCTTAACATCCTCAAGAAGGCCGAAGACGGTGGCTATGGCGTTGTCGCTCAAACATG CTATGATGCCAACATGGCTGTAGCCCTCGTGAGAGCGGCAGAAAGGAACAAATCCCCTGCCATCCTACAACTGTTCCCTGTGACTCTTGCTGCTGGCGGTGGTCCCTTGCTTCAGTACTGCCTCGACGT CGCACACAACGCTTCTGTCCCTATTTCGGTTCATCTCGACCATGCAACGGATCCCGAGCATCTGGAGCTGTCCATTGGCCTTGCTGAGAAAGGTATCAAATTCGACAGCATCATGGTTGACGCAAGTCACGCCGACACCGACGAGGAAAATATTGCCATTGCTGTGCCATACATCAAGCGCTGTCGCGCCGCTGGCGTTGCTACCGAAGTTGAGCTGGGCCGATTGGAGGGTGGTGAGGCTGGCTTGAGAGAGATCACTGGTGCGATGTTGACAGATCCCGCTAACGCCGAGGAGTTTATGAAGGC GACTGGTGCCGATATACTTGCGCCTTCATACGGAAACCTTCATGGGAGTTACAAATTTATCGGGGGACCCAAATATAAACTTGAAAT CTTGAAAGACCTTCAGAAACGATTCAGAGGCAGAATACCCTACCTCTGCGCTCATGGGACTGATGAGCTTCCTGATTCTCTTTTCCAAGACCTCGTTAAGGCCGGTGTTTCCAAG TTCAACATCAACTCTTGGGCCCGAGACCCTTACATCGAGACTCTCGGTAAAGAACTTTCAGCAGGCACACCCTTCCCGGACGCTTCCGAAAAGGCCATTGAGGCATTTGCTCAGGTGTGTGACCACATGATGGGACTTCTCGGTTCCAAAGGCAAGGCAGCATAA
- a CDS encoding tRNA (adenine-N(1)-)-methyltransferase non-catalytic subunit TRM6, which yields MAEKQQNTHQPAQLDSTASIPSLLPQLQQPAAGTTGAPGNAEATTSELPSAKRPRKVLEPSEPLTEVILGRLTKIKEGDTVLLRLPSDLVKSVVVLRDNLVQLGKYGAFPASQLIGLHYDITYEIVSSSGSGASTPQSQSLDLSTEETQNKKGNGRNKSKGKDIAAVSKSNPGWNNILRPLKRQLVVDAVIDDIVETNEFIDDLSETEKTTLSHDEIAELRAQGCTPEEIIQAQIARHEKFGLKTDFSKEKWRRRKEKKFYQTVQPLAPSIPNVLYHYNLRSPQSILHLRDDTLSQLLTMANIRPGGRYLVVDDTGGLITAAVLQRMGSEGSILLFNESDSPPAWGILQTMNFSDRELEPIKWLNWLEAEEEYQKPAPPVQAEPPTNPIKAAAKQRKYAAQVAELNNTRNELHLGGWDGLILATTLNPISVVARLTPYLLGSAPIVVYSPYYQVLAELLSWSKKDPNYLNDTLTESWERTYQVLPGRTHPMMTTSATGGYLWSATRVHPSQFQPESHQRFKRRKTGKASGKEQLSSVAKDEEAVNESLEIDPEELANEGE from the exons ATGGCAGAAAAGCAACAGAACACTCACCAGCCGGCCCAGTTGGACTCAACTGCAAGTATCCCATCACTTCTGCCACAATTACAGCAACCTGCCGCCGGGACCACTGGAGCTCCAGGAAATGCAGAAGCTACAACTTCTGAACTGCCTTCGGCCAAGCGACCCCGCAAAGTCTTAGAACCCTCGGAGCCCTTAACAGAGGTGATTCTTGGTCGGTTGACGAAAATCAAAGAGGGTGACACCGTCCTTTTGCGATTGCCAAGTGACCTTGTCAAATCCGTCGTTGTCCTACGGGACAA CCTTGTCCAGCTCGGTAAATATGGAGCATTCCCCGCCTCCCAACTCATTGGTTTGCATTACGACATCACGTATGAAATTGTTTCTAGCAGTGGCTCGGGAGCCAGCACTCCTCAATCTCAGTCTCTTGACCTTTCCACGGAAGAAACTCAAAACAAAAAGGGCAACGGGAGGAATAAAagcaagggcaaggacATTGCAGCGGTGTCTAAAAGTAACCCAGGGTGGAATAATATCTTGAGACCTCTGAAAAGGCAGCTTGTCGTGGATGCCGTCATTG ACGACATCGTTGAAACCAACGAATTTATTGACGATCTTTCAGAAACTGAGAAGACGACGTTGTCTCATGACGAGATTGCGGAGCTTCGAGCTCAGGGATGCACGCCAGAAGAAATTATCCAGGCGCAAATTGCACGACATGAGAAATTTGGGCTCAAGACAGATTTCAGTAAAGAGAAATGGAGGAGacggaaagaaaaaaa GTTTTACCAGACAGTCCAACCTCTCGCTCCTTCTATCCCTAATGTCCTTTACCATTATAATCTTCGATCTCCTCAGTctattcttcatctccgaGATGATACCCTTTCCCAACTGCTTACTATGGCCAATATCCGACCTGGGGGGCGTTACCTTGTCGTTGACGACACTGGCGGTCTGATTACTGCCGCTGTGCTGCAAAGAATGGGATCCGAAGGAAGTATTCTCTTATTCAATGAGAGCGATAGTCCTCCTGCCTGGGGCATATTACAAACTATGAACTTCTCTGACAGGGAGCTGGAGCCGATTAAATGGTTAAACTGGttggaagcagaggaagaatatCAGAAGC CCGCCCCTCCTGTCCAAGCCGAGCCTCCCACAAACCCTATTAAGGCCGCTGCCAAGCAGCGAAAATATGCTGCTCAGGTGGCCGAACTCAATAATACTCGAAATGAGCTGCATCTAGGTGGCTGGGACGG TTTGATCCTTGCAACAACTCTTAATCCCATTTCGGTTGTCGCCCGACTCACACCGTATCTCCTCGGCTCTGCTCCAATTGTAGTCTACTCTCCTTACTACCAAGTCTTGGCTGAGCTGCTCAGTTGGTCTAAAAAAGACCCAAATTATCTTAATGACACCCTCACTGAGAGCTGGGAGAGGACGTATCAGGTATTACCTGGCAGGACGCATCCTATGATGACAACGAGTGCCACTGGCGGTTATCTTTGGAGTGCTACGAGAGT TCACCCTTCACAATTCCAGCCAGAATCCCATCAGAGGttcaaaagaagaaaaacgGGCAAGGCTTCAGGGAAAGAGCAGCTAAGCAGTGTGGCTAAAGACGAGGAAGCTGTCAATGAAAGCTTGGAAATAGATCCCGAGGAGCTTGCAAATGAAGGAGAATAG
- a CDS encoding ER to Golgi transporter Yif1, giving the protein MSIPTMAQQPYMSHSPPPLQHPKPTHIAYPPPEPPHTPAQSTDSSPYSQAQRISQDGYLRYSSPPAGEPLASSSGFSSYAPPPTGQQPVQSRQTFGQAGTPGVQGVHGYGVPGYAWPGMNDATAQMGMQFGKSAVAAGQEYVEKNFTRYLPLQLIKVSFSVTNSYVLNKLRLILFPWRHKPWSRQSRRSTDNGAVEGWQAPRDDINAPDLYIPTMALVTYTLLCALASGLQSRFHPEVLGLSLSKALAVVITEFCAIKLGCYLLDVRGSGASGVELVGYGGYKFVGIIATIVVSLLGLGKMITLGVFIYTLAANAFFLLRSLKYVLLPDASVTSSVITLSHSQRSRRVQFLFFVAVAQVLWMAWLSRV; this is encoded by the exons ATGTCCATACCCACAATGGCCCAACAACCATACATGTCACACTCTCCTCCCCCACTCCAACACCCCAAGCCAACACACATTGCTTATCCGCCCCCGGAACCACCACACACTCCAGCTCAGTCCACAGACTCCTCTCCTTACTCCCAAGCCCAGCGCATCTCTCAAGACGGTTACCTTCGCTACTCTTCGCCTCCGGCGGGAGAACCACTAGCTAGCTCTTCAGGATTTAGCTCCTACGCTCCTCCGCCTACAGGGCAGCAGCCGGTTCAATCAAGGCAGACATTCGGCCAAGCGGGAACGCCGGGAGTCCAAGGTGTGCATGGATATGGGGTGCCAGGATATGCTTGGCCGGGCATGAATGACGCGACCGCCCAAATGGGGATGCAGTTTGGCAAGAGCGCAGTGGCTGCTGGGCAGGAATATGTGGAGAAAAAT TTCACGAGATATTTGCCTCTACAACTCATCAAAGTCTCCTTTTCTGTAACCAACTCATACGTTTTGAATAAACTGCGTCTaatccttttcccttgGAGACATAAACCTTGGTCTCGACAAAGTCGGCGGTCAACCGACAATGGCGCCGTTGAAGGGTGGCAGGCGCCTAGAGACGATATCAACGCGCCCGATCTTTACATCCCTA CCATGGCTCTCGTTACTTATACTCTTCTATGTGCCCTTGCGTCCGGCCTTCAATCCCGCTTCCATCCAGAGGTTCTCGGATTGTCGCTTTCCAAAGCCTTGGCTGTAGTGATCACGGAATTTTGTGCTATCAAGTTGGGCTGCTATCTCCTCGACGTGCGCGGTAGCGGTGCCTCGGGCGTAGAGCTTGTGGGGTATGGTGGATACAAGTTTGTTGGAATTATTGCTACGATTGTGGTCAGCCTCTTGGGCTTAGGGAAAATGATCACTCTAGGCGTATTTATTTACACTCTTGCCGCGAACGcattcttcttg CTTCGATCGCTCAAATatgttctccttcctgACGCCTCCGTCACTTCATCTGTGATTACGCTCAGTCATTCGCAACGTTCCAGACGTGTGCAgttccttttcttcgtgGCCGTGGCTCAGGTGCTTTGGATGGCCTGGTTGTCAAGAGTATAG